The DNA window CTCTATCGGACTTTTGAATTTCTTAGTAGATTTAGAAGAAATATTGGAAGAAAAATATGATAAAGGATTTAACCTTTCTTCTGAAAAGGCAATGTCTAGAACGACGAGTCCATTTTTAAACCCAACAGAACTAACGAAGTTTATTTTAGAGTTGGATGAAGAATAAGACTATTTTCATAACAGGCAACCGTAAAGGTATTGGTCTTCATCTCACCAAATATTATTTAGCTCAAGGCTACAATGTTTTGGGATGTAGCAGGAAGGAAAGCAGTTTCTCTCATGAAAATTATCGCCATTTTCTTTGTGATGTTGCTGATGAAAAAAGTGTAAATGAAGTCATCAGACAGGCTAAAAAAGTATTTAACGGAATAGATATTCTTATTAATAATGCAGGAATAGCTTCGCTCAATCATTCTTTACTAACACCGGGTTCCACGGTGAGAAACGTTTTTGAAACCAATTTTTATGGAAGTTTTTTCTTTAGTAGGGAATGTGCAAAGGCAATGAGGAATAATGGTGGAAGAATTGTAAACTTCTCTACTGTTGCAGTTCCTTTGAATCTTGAAGGTGAGATGGTTTATGCTTCTTCAAAAGCCGCTATTGAAAAAATGACTAAAATTCTAGCCAAAGAGCTTGCAGACTATAAAATTACTGTTAATGCATTAGGCCCATCTCCTATTTATACAGATTTAATAAAAGTTATACCGAAGGATAAAATAGATGAGCTTCTACATCAGCAAGCTATACATCGGTTAGGAGAGTTAGAAGATGTTGAAAATGTGATTGATTTTTTTATTTCTCCTAAAAGCAGTTTCATAACAGGTCAAATTATTTATCTAGGAGGATTATGAATATAAATCAGTTTTATAATTATTCAGGACTAAGTATCATTGAAAAAAATACAAGCTACACTTATTCAGAGCTTGCTGTACGAATTGAAGAGTACAAAAATCAACTCAGGTCAGTCATAATTTCACGGGATGTTATCGCCATTCATTCCGATTACAGTTTTGAAAGTATTTGTTTACTTTTAGCCCTGTCAGAATTTCCCTGCATCATTGTTCCAATTGTTCCTACTACAGAATTTGAAATTCAAAATAAACTCAAGGCAGCAAAGGTTATAAAGGTTATTAGCCTTGACAATGAAAAATTGATAATTAATTCCGTGAAAGATCAGTCTTTTGAGGAAACAGAAAAATATGATCAGATCACAAACGACAATCATGCAGGTCTGGTTTTGTTCTCAAGTGGAACAACCGGAGTTCCTAAAGTAATGGTTCATGATTTCAGCAAACTGATCTCAGAATTTAAAGAGCCCAAAAAACAGAAAAATCTTAATTTTATTCTCTTTTTGCTATTTGATCATATTGGGGGAATTAATACACTTTTAGGCTGTCTGAATAACGGCTCACAAATCACAATTCCTGCAAACAGAAATCCGGAATATATTTTACAGCTTATTCAGGATAAAAAAATTCAGGTGCTTCCTACAAGTCCTACTTTTTTGAATTTGATGCTTATGACCGAGGATTTTGATAAATACGATTTATCAAGTCTTAAAATGATTACTTATGGCACAGAAAGAATGCCACAACACTTATTGGATAGACTGAAAATAAAAGCTCCCTCTGTAAAATTAGTGCAAACTTTTGGAACGAGCGAAACAGGAATTTTAAAAACGGAAAGTAAATCATCAACAAGTCTTTTCTTTAAAATTATAGATCCGAATTACCAATATAAAGTGGAAGAGTCTCAACTCTATTTAAAGTCTAAAAATCAGGTTTCAGGATACATCAATCAAGAAAGTAATCAATTTACAAAAGAAGGGTGGTTTGCGACCGGTGATCTTGTGGAAGTAGATGAAGATGGATATTTGAAAATTGTTGGAAGAATAAATAAAGTAATTAATGTAGGAGGATTGAAGGTTCTTCCTAAAGAAATAGAAGATATTATCAATCAGTTTCCTGAAGTAATAGATTCTACTGTTTTTGCAAAAGATAACGCCATTACGGGGCAAATGGTTTGTGCTAAAGTTGTAATTAAAGAAGGACTGGACGAAAAGGAAATGAAAAAAACGATTCTTAGAAAGTGCAGAGAAGAGCTGGATAGATACAAAGTTCCTAGCAAGCTTATCATTACTCATTCCATTGATTTTACCACGAGATTTAAAAAGGAAATATAATTTAATACATTCATAAATTATGT is part of the Chryseobacterium indicum genome and encodes:
- a CDS encoding SDR family NAD(P)-dependent oxidoreductase, with protein sequence MKNKTIFITGNRKGIGLHLTKYYLAQGYNVLGCSRKESSFSHENYRHFLCDVADEKSVNEVIRQAKKVFNGIDILINNAGIASLNHSLLTPGSTVRNVFETNFYGSFFFSRECAKAMRNNGGRIVNFSTVAVPLNLEGEMVYASSKAAIEKMTKILAKELADYKITVNALGPSPIYTDLIKVIPKDKIDELLHQQAIHRLGELEDVENVIDFFISPKSSFITGQIIYLGGL
- a CDS encoding long-chain fatty acid--CoA ligase gives rise to the protein MNINQFYNYSGLSIIEKNTSYTYSELAVRIEEYKNQLRSVIISRDVIAIHSDYSFESICLLLALSEFPCIIVPIVPTTEFEIQNKLKAAKVIKVISLDNEKLIINSVKDQSFEETEKYDQITNDNHAGLVLFSSGTTGVPKVMVHDFSKLISEFKEPKKQKNLNFILFLLFDHIGGINTLLGCLNNGSQITIPANRNPEYILQLIQDKKIQVLPTSPTFLNLMLMTEDFDKYDLSSLKMITYGTERMPQHLLDRLKIKAPSVKLVQTFGTSETGILKTESKSSTSLFFKIIDPNYQYKVEESQLYLKSKNQVSGYINQESNQFTKEGWFATGDLVEVDEDGYLKIVGRINKVINVGGLKVLPKEIEDIINQFPEVIDSTVFAKDNAITGQMVCAKVVIKEGLDEKEMKKTILRKCREELDRYKVPSKLIITHSIDFTTRFKKEI